A single genomic interval of Nonomuraea rubra harbors:
- a CDS encoding ATP-dependent Clp protease ATP-binding subunit, producing the protein LNHNYIGTEHILLGLIHEGEGVAAKALESLGISLEGVRQQVEEIIGQGQSAPSGHIPFTPRAKKVLELSLREALQLGHNYIGTEHILLGLIREGEGVAAQVLVKLGADLNRVRQQVIQLLHGYQGKEPAAAGGPQESAPSTSLVLDQFGRNLTQAAREGKLDPVIGREKEIERVMQVLSRRTKNNPVLIGEPGVGKTAVVEGLSQKIVRGEVPETLKDKQLYTLDLGALVAGSRYRGDFEERLKKVLKEIRTRGDIILFIDELHTLVGAGAAEGAIDAASILKPMLARGELQTIGATTLDEYRKYLEKDAALERRFQPIQVAEPSLSHTIEILKGLRDRYEAHHRVSITDDALVAAAQLADRYISDRYLPDKAIDLIDEAGSRMRIRRMTAPPDLREYDEKIANVRRDKESAIDAQDFEKAAALRDQEKQLQLKRERREKEWKAGDMDVVAEVTQELIAEVLATATGIPVFKLTEEESQRLLRMEDELHKRIIGQDDAIKGLSRSIRRTRAGLKDPRRPGGSFIFAGPSGVGKTELSKALAEFLFGDEDALISLDMSEFMEKHTVSRLFGSPPGYVGYEEGGQLTEKVRRKPFSVVLFDEIEKAHPDIFNSLLQILEDGRLTDAQGRVVDFKNTVIIMTTNLGTRDISKGIGVGFAKSNDTESNYERMKAKVQEELKQHFRPEFLNRVDDIVVFHQLTPNEIIKIVDLMLAQVDARLKDRDMGLEVSPEAKQLLADRGYDPVMGARPLRRTIQRELEDSLSEKILYGELRPGQVVKVTVEGEGDNAKFIFKGESASKIPDSAAAIAAPIQN; encoded by the coding sequence CTCAACCACAACTACATCGGCACTGAGCACATTCTTCTTGGTTTGATCCATGAAGGTGAGGGCGTGGCCGCCAAGGCTCTGGAGAGCCTCGGCATCAGCCTTGAGGGTGTGCGCCAGCAGGTCGAGGAGATCATCGGCCAGGGCCAGTCGGCTCCGTCGGGGCACATTCCGTTCACCCCGCGGGCCAAGAAGGTCCTCGAGCTGTCGCTCCGTGAGGCTTTGCAGCTGGGTCACAACTACATCGGCACCGAGCACATCCTGCTCGGGCTCATCCGCGAGGGTGAGGGTGTGGCGGCCCAGGTGCTGGTCAAGCTTGGAGCTGATCTCAACCGTGTCCGGCAGCAGGTCATCCAGTTGCTCCACGGTTACCAGGGCAAGGAGCCGGCCGCGGCGGGCGGTCCGCAGGAGTCGGCCCCGTCGACCTCCCTGGTGCTCGACCAGTTCGGCCGTAACCTGACCCAGGCCGCCCGCGAGGGCAAGCTGGATCCGGTCATCGGCCGTGAGAAGGAGATCGAGCGGGTCATGCAGGTCCTGTCCCGCAGGACCAAGAACAACCCCGTTCTCATCGGCGAGCCCGGCGTCGGCAAGACCGCCGTCGTCGAGGGCCTGTCGCAGAAGATCGTCAGGGGCGAGGTGCCCGAGACGCTGAAGGACAAGCAGCTCTACACGCTTGACCTCGGCGCCCTGGTCGCCGGCTCCCGCTACCGCGGTGACTTCGAGGAGCGCCTGAAGAAGGTGCTGAAGGAGATCCGCACGCGCGGCGACATCATCCTGTTCATCGACGAGCTGCACACGCTCGTGGGTGCGGGCGCCGCGGAGGGCGCGATCGACGCCGCCAGCATCCTCAAGCCGATGCTGGCCCGCGGCGAGCTGCAGACGATCGGCGCGACCACGCTCGACGAGTACCGCAAGTACCTGGAGAAGGACGCGGCGCTGGAGCGGCGCTTCCAGCCGATCCAGGTGGCCGAGCCCTCACTCAGCCACACGATCGAGATCCTCAAGGGTCTGCGCGACCGCTACGAGGCGCACCACCGCGTGTCGATCACCGATGACGCGCTGGTCGCCGCCGCGCAGCTGGCCGACCGCTACATCAGCGACCGCTACCTGCCCGACAAGGCGATCGACCTCATCGACGAGGCCGGTTCCCGGATGCGCATCCGCAGGATGACCGCGCCGCCGGACCTGCGAGAGTACGACGAGAAGATCGCCAACGTCCGCCGCGACAAGGAGTCCGCGATCGACGCGCAGGACTTCGAGAAGGCGGCTGCCCTCCGCGACCAGGAGAAGCAGCTCCAGCTCAAGCGCGAGCGGCGGGAGAAGGAGTGGAAGGCCGGCGACATGGACGTCGTGGCCGAGGTCACTCAGGAGCTCATCGCCGAGGTCCTGGCGACCGCCACCGGCATCCCGGTCTTCAAGCTGACCGAGGAGGAGTCGCAGCGCCTGCTCCGCATGGAGGACGAGCTGCACAAGCGGATCATCGGCCAGGACGACGCCATCAAGGGCCTGTCGCGCTCCATCCGGCGTACCCGCGCCGGGTTGAAGGACCCGCGCCGTCCCGGTGGTTCGTTCATCTTCGCCGGCCCCTCCGGTGTGGGTAAGACCGAGCTGTCCAAGGCTCTGGCGGAGTTCCTCTTCGGTGACGAGGACGCGCTGATCAGTCTGGACATGTCGGAGTTCATGGAGAAGCACACCGTCTCCCGGCTGTTCGGCTCGCCTCCCGGCTACGTCGGCTACGAGGAGGGCGGCCAGCTCACCGAGAAGGTGCGGCGCAAGCCGTTCTCCGTGGTGCTGTTCGACGAGATCGAGAAGGCCCACCCCGACATCTTCAACTCGCTGCTGCAGATCCTGGAGGACGGCCGGCTGACCGACGCCCAGGGCCGGGTGGTCGACTTCAAGAACACGGTCATCATCATGACCACCAACCTCGGTACCCGCGACATCTCCAAGGGCATCGGGGTCGGGTTCGCGAAGTCCAACGACACCGAGTCCAACTACGAGCGGATGAAGGCGAAGGTCCAGGAGGAGCTCAAGCAGCACTTCCGGCCCGAGTTCCTCAACCGTGTCGACGACATCGTGGTCTTCCACCAGCTGACGCCGAACGAGATCATCAAGATCGTGGATCTGATGCTCGCCCAGGTGGACGCCAGGCTGAAGGACCGCGACATGGGGCTCGAGGTCTCGCCCGAGGCCAAGCAGCTGCTCGCCGACCGCGGCTACGACCCCGTCATGGGCGCCCGGCCGCTGCGGCGCACGATCCAGCGCGAGCTGGAGGACTCGCTGTCGGAGAAGATCCTCTACGGCGAGCTCCGGCCCGGCCAGGTCGTGAAGGTGACGGTCGAGGGCGAGGGCGACAACGCCAAGTTCATCTTCAAGGGCGAGTCCGCCTCGAAGATCCCGGACTCGGCTGCCGCGATCGCCGCTCCGATCCAGAACTGA